TTTGAGTGTGACGATACTCTCTATAGGTGTTAAAGAAGGGTAAATCATTTTCACCTTCAATcagaaaaatagaagaatttgTTACCTTTTCTATATGTATCCATATACATATTACCTTCAAGCccgttttatttttaagaaagaCAGTTTCTTTGTATTGAttttacttttatgaaagattgtttCATTGTATTGATTTTATTGTTATGAAATACAGTTGCTTTATATTGATTACAAAAGCAAACAATGAAGCTGTTATACTTTCTGTCAGATGCGCATGTAGTATAGTAGCTTCATAATGAAGCCAATAATGAAAGCTGTGAGTTTGTTCCTATATTTATGTCCAACTTTTTTCTTGTAGATTATACTGGATAACAAAACGAGAGGGAGAAAGGGTTGGCAGTGGGCTAATGAAAGCCAATGCCTGGCATCATCGTGCCGATGCAGTATCTTCTTTTGTTGCTCTCATAGGGGTTGGTAATGATCTTTATACTCAAATTTGACCTAAATatgtctcttttattttatcaaacgAGTTTTCACCATTGATTTGTCTAATTGTATCATTGATAACTAAACAAAATGTGTGCACTGTTTTTACTTTAAGcatgaaatattaatatgtaCTGTGGAGTAAAACTATTAGTTTGGTCTAGAATAGTTTATGATGTTTTATATTCATGATATCATTTTCTTAATAAAGTACATTTATGTATGTAATGTCTACAATAGtaacaacatacccagtataGTCCCACAAGTGGGGAATAGGGAGGTTAGgatgtacttatattcttactcctacctttgtggggtagagaggttgtttctgataCATCCTCGGCTCGAACGAGAAGGTAATCGAGGCAGGGTTGCAAGGAAATATGACAATGAAAATATCAAGATAGAAAGAAAGCAAATGAagcaatagattgtagaacactTGGAGCATAGGAAATTACGTGATTACTAGATACTACTACTAATAAggctaaggggggggggggatatgGCTANNNNNNNNNNNNNNNNNNNNNNNNNNNNNNNNNNNNNNNNNNNNNNNNNNNNNNNNNNNNNNNNNNNNNNNNNNNNNNNNNNNNNNNNNNNNNNNNNNNNNNNNNNNNNNNNNNNNNNNNNNNNNNNNNNNNNNNNNNNNNNNNNNNNNNNNNNNNNNNNNNNNNNNNNNNNNNNNNNNNNNNNNNNNNNNNNNNNNNNNNNNNNNNNNNNNNNNNNNNNNNNNNNNNNNNNNNNNNNNNNNNNNNNNNNNNNNNNNNNNNNNNNNNNNNNNNNNNNNNNNNNNNNNNNNNNNNNNNNNNNNNNNNNNNNNNNNNNNNNNNNNNNNNNNNNNNNNNNNNNNNNNNNNNNNNNNNNNNNNNNNNNNNNNNNNNNNNNNNNNNNNNagggggggggggggatatgGCTAGCCCCTGTCTCTCCCATCAAATGAGTGACAACACTTGGCTATGTACTAACATTCTACCCTAATCCGTGATCTCCACACCTTTCTTTCTATGGTCATGTCCTCACTAATTCAGAGTTATGTCATATTCTATCTAATCACTTCTCCCATCCCAGATCTTCTCCGGCCTCCCTCTACTTCCCCTAACTCCTGTTATAGCTAATCTCTCACACTTCCTTACTGGTGCATCTGCGTACCTTTTCTTCATATGGTCGAACCATCTCAATTTCGCTTCTCTCATCTTATTAGCTTCAGGAGCCACTCCCACCTTGCCCGTATAACTTCTTTCCTAATCACTTCTCTATTTCTAGTATGCTCACGCATCCATCTAGGCATTTGCATCCCTGCTACACTCATCTTTTAAATGTGGGCATTCTTGATGCGTCAACACTCCACCTCATACTACAAAGGTTTGTTTAACCATCACACTTTGGAACTTTTCCTTAAGCATTGGCAACACATTCTTACTCATAGTACTTCGTATGTGAGCCTCCATCTCATCCACTTTGCTCCAATAAGATgagtaacatcatcatcaatctCCCAGTCTCCTTTGAATTATAGACTCAAGATAGTTGAagcttcttcttttattttgggTATGACTTGTGCATCCATATCTTTAGACTCAAAgtaggggtgtcaaaaatgaacccTAACATAGGTAACCCGCccagaattttaagggttggggtcaacataaatttgaattgggttcaatctcaacCCCTTCAAGCCTAACCCATTTTAAGAGAATCCTcccaattcaatctccaatttcaacccgttttaaaactctttactaagatatgttcctatattaaaggtatgaattattatctatttaacatcttttagggTTTATCAAtcaatttgttacttttttttaaaaaaatcttgagTTGAAATTCGAATTGTGATTATAATGTTAAATATCACTATGTTAAATTATTAAGATTAATCGGGGTCAAATTGGgtgggtcaagacccaacccattTTTTAGTCCATTTGAACGCAacccatttgagcccaaagtaaacttgggggggtcaagacccaacccgatttctatttcaatccattttaatatctccaatttcaacccaacccgccatttgacacccctagaCTCAAGGGTCAGCCTCCAAACTTCCAACCTACCGTTAACTCCACCGCGCATCTCGTCATCAACACTATGTCATGTGAAAATAACAAACAACAGTACCTCCCCTTGAATATGTCGTGTGAATTCATCCATCATTAAGACAATCACGAATGGGCTGAAGGTTGAGCCATGGTGCAACCCCATCATGATAGGAAAGTGTTTCGATTCACCTCTCACTATTTTTAGGGTCTTGGCTCCATTGTACATGTCCTTAATTGCCTTACTGTAAACATAGACACACCTCTAGCCTCCTAACACCTCCAGATGACCTCCCTAGACACTTCATCATGAGCCTTCGATGTTTGAAATGTCTATCTTTAGTTGTAAGgccataaatattattttcctgtCGTACCTTTGAAATGCAACAACATAATATCCTTCAGACTAAAAAGTATGTATAGtgattactattatttttgttaatctAGTATGAATAAAAATTAGAGGATCATGATAGATGTCCTTTACTTTATACATTTAGTAATCCAGAGCTTCATATAATACCAACATATCTCTGTAGATTCTGCTTGCTTAAGGTGCTGACTGATAAGATCACAAAAGGGGTTAAGAGCAAACTAACAATTGTACATAACCTGTGTCATTCGTCCTCAATTTCAGAGATATATGTCGAGACCTCTGTAGTTTACATACTAATCTAGAGAGAGTTCTGAGATCTTTTCTGAGCTCTCTTATAAGCGAACCAAGTACCTGTGTCTTACCCTTTCAAGGAAGGGGGAAAATGAcactatatatattatatataacatatttaagTAGAACATAAAACGATAAAGGATCTCTCAGGACATAAGGGATAAAAGAAGCTTTAATGTTCAGTCTATGCCTGAAAAGGGAAGAGAAGATCTCCATAACCTAAAGCTCAAGTGTagtcaataatattttatgagCAGTTGAGTATGatatttcttaaaattgaaTCCAAGTCGGTTGTTCAAAGTCGATTTATCTAAAAGTTCGTAGAAGTCAAACAAGCCTTTTAATTGAAATAAGTCGGTATTAGCTTATCAACTCAATTAACTTTGGATGTTGATGATTAGAAGATGTTTCACTTCTTAAGTTGAATTcttcatgaaattaggtggtTCTATCCTTGGAGTGAGGATCCTGGATCCACTCGCTGGACTTGCTGTTGCAGGCATGATCATGAAGGCTGGACTTGAAACTGGATATCAGAGGCATGTCATCCAATTGCTTAGTATTTTGAATTTGCCTTCCTGGTCATCATCTTCTTTTGATAAACTTGTGTAGAACTTAGCCTGTGTTTGGGGATGGAAATGGATGATAAACTGAATCCTTCATCTCCTCATTGTTGGTTGGGCACTTGAACAAAGAAGAATAAATCATTCATTCTTTATCCCTTTTGTATGGAGTAGTGTCTAAGGCTAAGGGTTGTTGTTGGGTGAGTGTGTGTAATGTGTCTAGTCTCTGGATCTGCTCTCAGTGAAAAGCATGTGTTTTCTTAAAAGAAAGTAGGATCAATCTCCCCTTGCACTTCAGTGGGCACTAAATTTTGGAAGTGGTTGTCCTTGAGTCGAGGATAAATTTGCACGTAATATTGATTTTAGATgtcccagaccccacttgtgagGCTACACTGGGtacgttattgttgttattgataTTCTAGATTTACTAGTTGTTTATATTTTGATCAGCTGGTCTTAATTTACTATGTACTAGACACTCTAGAAATATTTTCAACTCGCCATTTGCAAGTTTATGGATATCCTTAGTAAGTGGTCGATTGGTTGCCAATTGGTAAAATAGTGTTTCAAAGATTAATGTTATCCCATCTGCTTTATTTGGAGGTTACTGGTCTTTAACTTGACCATTGTCTCATtccttttttcatattttactcATTTCTAAATTATAGTGTCTTGGAATTGGTTGATGCTGCTATTCCTTCGCATATCCTGGAGCCTTTCAAGCGCACAATTCTACAAGTTGACGGAGTTGAGGCAAGTTATTCTTCCTgctacgaaattgatgttatatCTGTTCCTCGACTTCCATTCATGTAATACTTTATCAACTTAGTTTTATGTCTTTTGATGTTGATACTGCTGTCAGCAATTCCTTTCTTGCATCTATTTGTCATCCTGTGCTACTTATTCACCCCTTAGTTGTTTCTACCTCAATTATGGCATTCCGGTGCACAAAGCATCCCCATGTTCGTGAGGATGATAGAAATATGTTAAACAATAGAGTTTTCAGGGTCAAATCAACCAATATGAGATTAATGAGGCCCTTATCAAAAAGTGCACCAAATGTGTATTCCtagtaggaaaaaaaaaatactgtTCGTAGCATCTTTTGTGATCAAGCAACATTTTACCTGATTGATACTTGTGTCAATTTATATTGTTATTAGAAAGAAGCAATATTTGAGAACAAGAATCTAATCATGTGTGCTTATGagatattttagaaatatttgttGAAGGTTTGGTTAGAGTACTCCACTTCAATCCTTCACACACTGTTCCACATTATGCGATTGACTAAATTTGTCATCTCCTCTATCACAATATTTCAAGTGATTTACTCTTCTTTCTTGTACTCTATTAAATTTTggaaaacttaatatttaaCACACATCTTATTGTTTTTGTGCACTATGCACATGTTCCTCCGGCATATTTCTTTGTTGGTCGATGTTTCTGTATATCTAGGAATGGTATCAATGAATAAACATATTGTTTGACCTCTGCAGGGTTGTAGTCACCTGAGAGGAAGAAGGGCTGGTTCATATCTCTATCTTGATGTCATAGTTGAGGTAGTCTGTATGTCATGTTAAGTAGTTCATCATAGGAATATTTCCCTGTCAAGTTATTTATTCGTGAGGATGTCAGGCAGATTTAAATGCACCTCTTATATGCAGGTTGACCCCTTTTCTAGTGTAAGTGCTGCGCATGAGATCGGGGAAAACGTCAGCCGCGAAATCCAGCGATTACATCCCGAAATAGCTGAAGTCTTCATTCACATAGGTACTGTTGAGTCTACTCACATCTGCACGTGTTAATGTAGGCTTAGAATTGCTTATAGTAGTTTCACGAAATGCTAAACAAATGACAGCCTTAAAATAGAAAACAGAAAACGCTATGAAAACCTGGAATGCTGAACATGGTTGGTTATTCCACTTCTTCTGGATGTTTAGTGGGGTAGTTGAGGGACCTGAAGATCAAGTTGTCAGCGTAGTTTACCATCATATCGTGATTAACGGGCATATGCAATTTGACAGCAATTTCCAGGgttaactttttctttattgttgATGCTTTCCTTGCTAGCTAACATTGTTTATTCCTACTTGTAGAACCGTCAACTATACACATTCCACCCGCTGTTGTGTCTCAACAGAGAAGTGCTAACACAATGGATGCAGACATTGAAAATATAGTTTGCAACATTTTATCGACACACTTTTCTCAGGTATTTATCTCTTTATAGATTTTCGTTTTGTTCATTTTCCCAAATAGAAGGTTTAGCATTTTCAATTTTGATAATATAGTGTGCACGTAGTTTCTCTTGGATCCCTTGATGCACTTCAGTTGTCGTAAGTCACCTTCAATTGTTAGTGAGTTCCCGTTCCGTCCTGCTTGTTGACATGAGATACTTTTTATTGGCTTTCAGAAGATGATTGTTGAGCGTGTGACTCCACATCTACTGCAAGGACAGGTTTTACTTCAAGTGGAAGTTTCTATGCCTCCCGATCTCTTGATTAGGTAGAACCACTCAAAacctaagttgctcggactcttcaaaaatgttgttGTACCGGTGTCAGATCCTTAAAAAATACACTGTTTTCGGAGGATCTGACAAACCCGTCGATATTTTttaagagtccgagcaacatagcgAAAAACAGTTACAGTTAACATGAAGTATCAGATGTCTCTTGTATTTGTCTCATTGATTTTACTTGGGCTACTTGTTAATTTTCTAGGGATGCGATAAAAGTTGCAGAAGAAGCAGAAAAATTAATCATAGAGGCAGCACCAAATATTGTTCATGTGTGTATCCAGCTGCGTCTAGGGCGATCCATGCCAGAGTCTTACCACAAATTGGTGAAGAGCACAAGTCAGGGACTTGTATACACTTAAAATGTGCATGTATACATCCACATCCTGTATAATCAACAAAGAAATTCcgactaaaaaataaatcaaagctACACAGAGTGTCGttcattctctattttattctccaaatatagaaaatgaagagTAAACTAGAGGTGGAAGTTAACgattttaagtatttttgaaataatatacttataaaatatgGTGTGGATGTCTGCCATACTAAAAAGTTATTCTCACTAATTATCTACATTACTTGTAGATAACATTCATCTTTATGATCatctttctttatattaaacCTTTTGTATGTCTTTATGTAAcacctataaatagaggcataagaCTTCATGTTTTGATATACTTGAATACttgaaagaataagaaaaactttcatctcttatttctttatttccatTGCTTTCATCTtatatttcttatcttattctgTTTTAGTTTTATACTACATTATCAACAAGATTCTCatagtttttcaaatttagtttcaaattgatttttttcactCGTGATAAGGTATGTAATTACATTGAAATTTTCCATGATGAGTTTGGTAAGAGTACTCtgcattttcttttttgggtATATACTACTCGAAAAAGTTGAATTTGGTTTCATTTCTCCTCCAGAAAGGTAAAGGTAAAATATGTAATTTCTTTAAGTTAGTTGCTTATTTGAAAATGAGAAGTTATTGAGTTATGTGGCACATATTAATTGGATCTTATTTTTGtgtctctttattttttattatctaCATATATACTTGTTGagatattaatatattatttgtacaGCAAAGCTTGTGttgtagtaattttaaattttgtcgTAAATTATGTTAATCTTTGTAACGATATTGAGAAGgattgttaaaaaaattcaatttattttaatttgtgacttttatatgGTTTCAACATGTTGTTctaattaatcaattttgttcatttttcttgTGTTTTAAGTTAAGTTCAgattatatatgtgatttttgatatttatttttttggtaatacaTTTGATTTATTAAGACATTGATTGAGGGTGAGACGGTGAAATCGAATTTCACCGCACCAAgtggataagacattgagttaAAGTTTCAGAGCgttatgataataatatatatcttGGGTTAAGTCTCATTGAGTCATGAGTTAAGGCTTCTATATATGGATAAGACGTTGGTTCTAATGCGTCATAGTGATGATATTACGATGATTAAAgcaaaataatgtatttttgacCTAATGAAATCTGCCCATTTGATTTGATCCATTCTCTGGTGTGAATATGGTAGTAGggcataatatgtctgaaaaatgacaagtggttgaatgtatgaatattaaTGTGGTAAAATGTTAATGATCATTATCGTggtaattaaaaagaataatattacGAATTCTTGAGATGGTCTTTTAAATATGGAggtaatttattattattaaagtgGTATGAAAGGTTATTGGACACATTATTTTAGATGCAATTc
The nucleotide sequence above comes from Solanum pennellii chromosome 9, SPENNV200. Encoded proteins:
- the LOC107029666 gene encoding metal tolerance protein 2; amino-acid sequence: MVARFITSNLNRIRKTYSVSTTFSRHNYDFTSLYSSPYLQLDDDDSARRVVNPSFMLQKRWHTGDSHSHHHDHHDLRSGKGGERIFRLGLVADIGLAASKAFAGYVCGSTAIIADAAHSISDVVLSGVSLLSFQAARVPKDKEHPYGHGKFETLGALGISGVLLATAGGIGWHALDVLLGLWSAAPEVFNQSMTHQHVHEQHHHGIDMDHPILALSVTILSIGVKEGLYWITKREGERVGSGLMKANAWHHRADAVSSFVALIGVGGSILGVRILDPLAGLAVAGMIMKAGLETGYQSVLELVDAAIPSHILEPFKRTILQVDGVEGCSHLRGRRAGSYLYLDVIVEVDPFSSVSAAHEIGENVSREIQRLHPEIAEVFIHIEPSTIHIPPAVVSQQRSANTMDADIENIVCNILSTHFSQKMIVERVTPHLLQGQVLLQVEVSMPPDLLIRDAIKVAEEAEKLIIEAAPNIVHVCIQLRLGRSMPESYHKLVKSTSQGLVYT